Proteins from a single region of Flavobacterium sp. K5-23:
- a CDS encoding OprO/OprP family phosphate-selective porin: MKPTTFVFILLFISNLCSAQSDKLKINLDESGKTYIKGYIRGQFWGRYNDMNPGTTINGEPVTNKFDFSIRRLRMGVTAQLSPKLYVNSLFGGNNINLSNEKAFAFDVLDLNVEYAFSDQFALGMGESSWDGLSRWTTRSSKTLMSMDAPLFSLLTIDKNDDLGRGLGAWAKGQIGKFDYVLSLKNPISFGVEAKEGVTDFALNNPRVRTSAYAKYEFLDNESNKTAYSGGTGTYIGEKKIFNLGAGFLYQAKMTSSLNNGVTKYYDFKNWATELFYDVPLNKEKGTAITSYLGYFDTDFGPNYIRNLGANDYTSGGTSFNGSGNDFPMMGTGNTVFFQFGYLLPKNFLGKENLIGKIQPNIAIQYSNFEALDQSMLVYDIGVNLFFKGHSNKLTLNYQNRPIYLANTLGELKVDERKGQIVLQYQIEIN; this comes from the coding sequence ATGAAACCAACAACCTTTGTTTTTATTTTACTCTTTATTTCTAATTTATGCTCCGCACAGAGTGACAAATTAAAAATTAATCTGGACGAATCAGGAAAAACCTATATAAAAGGATACATTAGGGGACAGTTTTGGGGTCGGTATAATGACATGAATCCCGGGACCACAATTAATGGCGAACCAGTAACGAATAAATTTGATTTTTCTATACGAAGGTTACGTATGGGAGTCACTGCACAACTGAGTCCCAAATTATATGTCAATTCATTATTTGGCGGAAATAACATTAATCTCTCGAACGAAAAGGCATTTGCTTTTGATGTTTTAGATTTAAATGTCGAATATGCCTTCAGCGATCAATTTGCTTTAGGAATGGGTGAAAGTTCATGGGATGGATTGAGCAGATGGACAACCAGAAGCAGCAAAACATTGATGAGTATGGACGCCCCATTGTTTTCATTACTAACCATTGATAAAAATGATGATTTAGGAAGAGGTTTAGGAGCTTGGGCAAAGGGCCAAATAGGAAAGTTTGACTATGTGTTGTCTTTAAAAAACCCTATTAGTTTTGGTGTTGAAGCCAAAGAAGGCGTAACTGATTTTGCTCTTAATAACCCAAGAGTGAGAACTTCCGCATATGCAAAATACGAATTTCTTGACAACGAAAGCAACAAAACTGCCTATAGCGGAGGAACAGGAACTTACATTGGAGAAAAAAAGATTTTCAATTTAGGAGCTGGTTTTTTATACCAAGCGAAAATGACCTCTAGCCTTAACAATGGAGTCACAAAATATTATGATTTTAAAAACTGGGCAACCGAACTATTTTATGATGTCCCTTTAAATAAAGAGAAAGGGACTGCAATTACTTCTTATTTAGGTTATTTCGACACCGATTTTGGGCCAAATTACATCCGAAACCTAGGAGCAAATGATTACACCAGCGGAGGAACTTCATTTAATGGTTCCGGTAATGATTTTCCAATGATGGGAACTGGAAATACCGTATTTTTTCAGTTTGGTTACTTACTTCCAAAAAACTTTTTGGGGAAGGAAAATTTAATTGGCAAAATACAACCCAACATTGCTATACAATATTCCAACTTTGAAGCCTTAGATCAGTCAATGCTAGTTTACGATATAGGGGTGAATCTCTTTTTTAAAGGACATTCAAACAAGCTGACTTTAAACTATCAAAACAGACCTATTTATTTAGCAAATACATTAGGAGAACTTAAAGTTGACGAAAGAAAAGGGCAAATCGTATTACAATATCAAATAGAAATTAACTAA